The stretch of DNA CCCCACGCTCGCACAAACCATTTAATTCCACGCGTAGGTTTTTCGCCTGTTCGATGGTCCGGTTAAGTTGCCGTCCGACGAGTTCCGTCGTTTGCCTTAAATGTTCAATACCGTTCTGTGCCTGAACACTGCTTTGCTGCAACGTATTGACGAGATTGATTACCTCAGCACGATCACGCCGCAGGACAGATAAAGCGCGCCCAAGATGGATGCTATAGAAAATAGTTATCAGTAATAAGAGGGAGAGACCCGCTTCGATCCCTAGCTGAATATTATCCATGTTCGCACTCTATTCCGGCGATATTCTATTTTCTTGATTGGAAAATCTATCGTCTAGGCATTGCTCTATTTTTACCGCGACATGCCCTCTATGCTGTCCGATACGCCCTTCGAACAAAGGCTTATTGCAACTCCGAATGCGGGCCATGCCATTGCCAGTTCGTTTCAGCGTCAGCCGCGAACCTGGTTCAAGATTGAGAATATCCCGCAAGCAAAGAACCTGCTCATCGAGAATGACATCCATTTCAATATCCGTGAGCCACAATTCCTGGGCTAAATGCTGTTCCCATGTAATGTCGTGACCGAATTTTTCCCCCATGAATTGCTGGAGCAGAACATCACGCACGGGCTCCAATGTGCCATGAGGAAGGATCAACGTGACTTGTCCGCTCCTTGCAGCAATTCCAATTTGAAATTTGGCTGCGATCACGCCATTCACTGGACGACAAATCGTCGCAAAACGCTCATTCGATTCAAGGCGCTCGAAGCGAAATGTCACGGCACAGAGAGGACTGAAACTCTGCGCTAAATCCGTCAGCATAGAGCGCACCAGCGGCTCAATCAGCGCTCGCTCGATCGGCGTATATGGGCGTTGCTCGAAATGAAGCAGATCTTCAGGATGCTCAATTGTGCGATCGCCGCCAAGCAATGCGTCGATCACGAGATAA from Kozakia baliensis encodes:
- a CDS encoding DUF6468 domain-containing protein; its protein translation is MDNIQLGIEAGLSLLLLITIFYSIHLGRALSVLRRDRAEVINLVNTLQQSSVQAQNGIEHLRQTTELVGRQLNRTIEQAKNLRVELNGLCERGEECADRIEKMPLVSHASMRMENAAESNTDTNKSTAERNLLRALRMQKA
- the fliM gene encoding flagellar motor switch protein FliM, which translates into the protein MTDVSSSDNAHPIVKQRIKKTGIAALIGASGVSYERLPMLEVVFDRFVRLLSAGLRKFTSDNVDVALENIVSQRFGDTFKAISPQAMYAVFRAEEWENYGVLILDASLVYLVIDALLGGDRTIEHPEDLLHFEQRPYTPIERALIEPLVRSMLTDLAQSFSPLCAVTFRFERLESNERFATICRPVNGVIAAKFQIGIAARSGQVTLILPHGTLEPVRDVLLQQFMGEKFGHDITWEQHLAQELWLTDIEMDVILDEQVLCLRDILNLEPGSRLTLKRTGNGMARIRSCNKPLFEGRIGQHRGHVAVKIEQCLDDRFSNQENRISPE